Part of the Bacillota bacterium genome, GCCTTCTGCAACGCCGGTATCGATATCATCGGCGGGTTCAAGAGCCTGACCGCCTATGTCGGCGACCCCCTGGTCGTCCTGACCATCGCCGGCCTGATCATCCTCGGCGGGATCGGCTTCACCGTGGTCGCCGAAGTCTACCAGCACCGCTCTTTCGCCAAGCTGTCCCTCCATTCCAAGCTGGCCCTGACCGTCACCGGCACCCTTCTGGCCGTCGGCACGCTGGTCATCTTCCTCCTCGAACGGACCAACCCGGCCACCCTCGGCTCCCTTCCCTGGGGAAGCAAGCTCCTGGCCTCGTTCTTCCAGGCGGTCACCCCGCGGACGGCCGGGTTCAACACCCTGACGATCGCCGACATGACCGAATCCAGCCTGGTCTTCACGATCATCCTCATGTTCATCGGGGCCTCGCCCTCATCCACCGGCGGCGGGATCAAGACAACCACCTTCGCCGTCCTGGTCATGGCGGTGATAGCGGTATCCCGGGGCAGTGGCGAAGTCACCGCCTTTCGGCGCCGGCTGCCGGCGACCACCGTCTACCGGGCCCTGGCCATCACGGCCATGGCTCTGGGTCTGGTCATCATGGTGGCGATGGTCCTCACCCGTACGGAGCAGTTCAGCTCCTTCCTCCCCCTGCTTTACGAGACCACTTCGGCCTTCGGCACGGTCGGCCTCAGCACGGGCCTGACCCCCCAGCTCTCGGTGGCCGGTAAGCTTCTGATCATCATGACCATGTTCATCGGCCGGGTCGGGCCCCTGACCTTGACCTCGGCGCTGGCCGAAAGGGCCGGCCGCCCGCC contains:
- a CDS encoding TrkH family potassium uptake protein, which codes for MRTPLIRPIRFSPSQVLVFGFAGLILVGAILLTLPAATRDGRGLPIIDALFEATTAVCVTGLIVVDTATVFTGFGQAVMLVLIQFGGLGIMTLATMIFLFLGKRISLRERLVMQAALNVFTIEGVVRLTRYVILVSLAIEAFGAALLSFRFVPQFGFARGVWMSVFHSISAFCNAGIDIIGGFKSLTAYVGDPLVVLTIAGLIILGGIGFTVVAEVYQHRSFAKLSLHSKLALTVTGTLLAVGTLVIFLLERTNPATLGSLPWGSKLLASFFQAVTPRTAGFNTLTIADMTESSLVFTIILMFIGASPSSTGGGIKTTTFAVLVMAVIAVSRGSGEVTAFRRRLPATTVYRALAITAMALGLVIMVAMVLTRTEQFSSFLPLLYETTSAFGTVGLSTGLTPQLSVAGKLLIIMTMFIGRVGPLTLTSALAERAGRPPLHHPEDRVMVG